From one Solanum lycopersicum chromosome 12, SLM_r2.1 genomic stretch:
- the LOC138340242 gene encoding uncharacterized protein, producing the protein MRNHSDRNADQQVVEKILISVTEKYEYIVAIPEETKDLSKLSIKEIVGSFQKCRHKGKPQCNFCKKFCHVEKDCWHKKWEQANFCEKHEEEREENIFFACKSDASTKSNEWYVDSGCSNYMTGDEKAFLSITNNITTNVKMGNGALVDAKGKGNTLINMKGCGKQIHILYVPDVEENLLSVGQLMENGYSLVFRDNY; encoded by the exons atgagaaatcatagtGATAGAAATGCTGACCAACAAGTTGTGGAAAAGATTCTAATAAGTGTCACAGAAAAGTATGAGTACATCGTTGCTATCCCTGAGGAGACGAAAGATCTTTCTAAGCTTTCCATCAAAGAAATAGTTGGATCATTTC aaaaatgtaggcacaaaggcaagccccaatgtaacttttgtaaaaagttttGCCACGTTGAAAAGGATTGTTGGCACAAGAAATGggagcaagcaaatttttgtgaaaaacatgaggaagaaagggaagaaaatattttctttgcttGTAAATCTGATGCTTCAACAAAAAGCAATGAATGGTATGTTGATAGTGGTTGTAGTAATTACATGACTGGAGATGAAAAGGCTTTCCTCTCAATTACTAATAACATCACTACTAATGTGAAGATGGGGAATGGAGCCTTAGTTGATGCGAAAGGTAAAGGTAATACTTTGATCAACATGAAAGGATGCGGTAAGCAAATTCATATTCTTTATGTTCCTGACGTGGAAGAAAATTTGCTTAGTGTTGGTCAACTCATGGAAAATGgttattctcttgtgtttagagataattattga